From Pseudoalteromonas sp. Scap06:
CTCGTCTTGTTGATGAGCAAATCTAATTTCACTAATTGGGCTTTGAAAATCATCTGGTACGGGAATACTAGGCTCTTGCTCAACAACAGGTGCTGGTTTTTGCGGGTTAATTTGCTCTAATAGCTCCGGTGCTAAATTTTCAGTAATCGTTTGATGCTTTGCTTTAAAGTCAACTTTACTCGCTGGCTTATTTGCTACCTGAGCTCGGCTCCCCTGTGCTGGGAGCTGAGGCTTTTTTTGCAGGTCATCGCTCACCTCATTATCCCATGGCGGTGGCTGCTGCGATACAGTTTGCGCTTCATTGCTCACCGGGCGACTAAATTCGGATTTTGTCGGTACTGGTTTTTCTTCAGTTGGCTTTTCAATAGCGGCACTTGAAAGCTTACCGGCACCCGAAATGTTTCTATCGCGTAAAATACGCGCTATTGCTGACTGTGCTCGCGCTTCTTGCTCACCCATTGATGACGCAGACTGTTCTGCGTTACTAGTGGCATTTGCTAACTCAGGATTAAACCCTTGATCAACAGCGCTACTCATTACATCATCGTATTGTGCGGCAATGGTTTGTTCTACATCACTGTGCTGCATGTAAGCATCATCTTCGCTTTGACGCTGCGCTTGTTCATCACTTATTACGGGGGTATCGACAATTTGAGGCTGACTTTGTACCGAACTTTGCTCAAGTTGTGTTTGGCTATTATCAGGCTGTGAAACCTCAGGCTCAGCGGCTTTTGTTGGCTGCGTTTGAGGTGTATTACTCTGCGCTGGTTTATTTTTATTTAAAATATCACGCAGTGCATTAGCACGCCCAGCACTATTTTGCTCTGGCGCAGCTTGTGAGCTAGGTTCAGGTTGATTGGTTTGCAACTGCGTAGGTTCAAATGCCAATAACCTGAGCATAATCATTTCGAACCCTAAACGAGGCTCAGGTGCCCATTGTAAATCTTTTTTGCCGTTAAGTAATAGCTGGTAATACACTTGCATTTGTTGAGCATGGGTATGCGCTGCAACATGCTCAATGTAATCGGCGTTATTGCTATCAAGCGCTGCTGCTTCAGGGACTAATTGACTCAATTGAATCACATGCGTTAGCGCAATTAAGTCATCAAGCAGCGCAATGTAATTTGGATTTCGGCTAGCGACTTGTGCAACTTCATTCATCAGTGCTGTGCCATCTTGCGCTAATAATGCCGCAAGTAAGCTCTGACTGTAATGGGTGTCCATTAAACCAAGCATGTCTTGTACAGCTTGATTTTTAATATCACCATTTGTTTGAGCAATCGCCTGATCGGTCAGACTTAATGCATCTCGCATACTACCATCGGCCGCTTTGGCAATAATACTTAGCGCATCATTATCGAAGTTAAGCTGCTCATGGGTAAGCACATGCTCAAGCTGTTGCTTAATCTCAGCTTGCGACAATGCGTTCAGATTAAACTGTAAACAGCGAGATAAAATAGTCACTGGTAATTTTTGAGGATCAGTGGTTGCGAGCAAAAATTTCACATGCTCAGGCGGCTCTTCAAGCGTTTTTAATAACGCATTAAAGCTGTGCTTTGACAACATGTGTACTTCATCGATTAGATATACTTTGTAACGTCCGCGCGTTGGCGCATATTGAACGTTATCAAGTATCTCACGCGTATCCTCAACCTTAGTGCGTGAGGCCGCATCTATTTCGAGTAAATCAATGTAGCGCCCTGCCTCTATATCAACACAGCTACTACATTGACCACATGGTGTGGCAGATATACCTTCATCACAATTTAAGCTTTTAGCAAAAATACGGGCAATGGTGGTTTTACCTACACCACGGGTTCCAGTGAATAAATAAGCGTGATGCAGTCTATTTTGAGTCAGCGCGTTTACCAACGCCTGTTTTACATGAGACTGCCCAACCAATTCATGAAAGGTTTGAGGACGCCATTTTCTCGCTAGAACCTGATAACTCATCGATTATTCGCCTTCGAATTCAACCAATTTTAAAATATTGATGCCCATTTTCTCAATGCGTTGCTCACCACCAAGCTCTGGAAGTGATACAACAAAGGCAGCATCTGTGGCGTTTCCGCCTAATTTTGCAACCAACTTGGCTGTTGCTTCAATTGTACCACCGGTCGCCAACAAGTCGTCAACTAACAAGACTTTATCACCGGCTACAATCGCATCAGTATGAAGCTCTAATGTATCTTCGCCATATTCGAGTTGGTAATCTTGGCGAATAACTTCGCGCGGTAATTTACCTGGTTTACGAACAGGGATAAAAGGAATTCCCAAAGCATAAGATAGCGGAGCACCAAAAATAAAGCCACGCGATTCAGTGCCGATAATTTTAGTAAAACCTTGGTCTTTATAAGCGTCAATAAATGCATCTATGGTTGCTTTAAACGCTTCAGGGTTTGCCATTAGGGTTGTTACATCGCGAAACATAATGCCCGCTTTAGGATAATCAGCAATTGTAGTAATGCTGTTTTTGATAATTGCTGGTGTTACTTGAGTCATAATTTTAACTGCTCAATGATTAATATTACAAAGCAGGTGATTATAACCTTAAGTGGTCGTAAATTGCGAGTTTGCGATAATTATAAAGTGTCGGGAGAGGGAAGTGATAAAAATGTAAGGCTGATGAAAAACAACAGCCTTAAAATAAAACCTGATTAAGTTAAGCTGGTGATCCAACCTAAAATGGCATTTAAACACCCTATTCCAGCAAATACGGCTAAGAATGCAAAAAAGTAAGCCGCATTGAACGGGTCTTTAAAGTCTTTATCATCTGACATGGGTACAACCTTTTATTAAGCACAACAAATAAAGGCGCTATAATAGACGATGTGAAATAATCAATAAAGAGCTTAGTCTTGATTTTTTGTCACTATAATTTGCCGCTGTGCCATAGCTGTTAAGGTACTCAGTGCCCCTTGTGTTATTTGCTCAAGATTAAATTGTGGTGCATTTTCACTAACCTGTTGGCAAACCTGCTCAAACGTACTTCCCGCTTCATTTTCAATAATAGACAGTAGCATGGCGGTCATGGCATTTGTGGCCAAAAATTGCACCTCATCACTCTCATCGCGGTAAACAACAAAGAAATACGGCTGCTCTGAAGGCTGTTGAGGTTGAAACTCTTCACTAATATGTTGCACTGGATAGTCGTAGCTTAAGTTACGCGCTGTTTTAGATAAATACAAAGGAGAGTGAGTAAGCTTATTAGCGCTTAGAGGGAGCTCACGGGGGTCAGCCTTCATTACAGACACGTCAAGCTCAATCCATTCATAATGGGCTAGCGCCAGCATAAATATCGGATCAGACTCTCTAGGTACATAGCTTGTCATTAAATAGGTAATAAATTCTTCACCTATATCTAAAAAATAAGGAGATTGGCAATCATGCTCACTAAAAAATTGACGAACCAGTAATAGCCACTGTTGATCACTATAGAGTGTTTTTAAAACTGGAAATGCCGATGAAACAAAGCCATTAATATTATTAAAAAACAGATCTCGGTAAATAGCCATTCGTCTGTCTTCAACATCGGTTGGACACGGCTGCTTATTAGGCTCTCGAATATGGGCCATAAACTCATTTTGCACATCGATAAAACTCATAATAACGACTCTTATAAAACCCTAAAATAGCAAGTACTTATTAAATTCAAACAGCTAAGCACTTTGTGCTGTTGATAACAACTTAAGGTGCTTTGCCTGTAATTGATGGATTATATCCAGCTCTTTGGTTAACACATTAATAGGCGGAATATTAAAATCTCGCTCTAGCAGTGTGGGAAAAACACCATGTGCTTGATATGCGCTATCGAGCAATTGCCAGACAGGGTCGATAACATCAGCACCATGAGTATCAATAATTAGGTCATCAGCTTCATTGTAGTGACCTGCAACATGGCAATAGGCAATTTTATTAG
This genomic window contains:
- the dnaX gene encoding DNA polymerase III subunit gamma/tau — translated: MSYQVLARKWRPQTFHELVGQSHVKQALVNALTQNRLHHAYLFTGTRGVGKTTIARIFAKSLNCDEGISATPCGQCSSCVDIEAGRYIDLLEIDAASRTKVEDTREILDNVQYAPTRGRYKVYLIDEVHMLSKHSFNALLKTLEEPPEHVKFLLATTDPQKLPVTILSRCLQFNLNALSQAEIKQQLEHVLTHEQLNFDNDALSIIAKAADGSMRDALSLTDQAIAQTNGDIKNQAVQDMLGLMDTHYSQSLLAALLAQDGTALMNEVAQVASRNPNYIALLDDLIALTHVIQLSQLVPEAAALDSNNADYIEHVAAHTHAQQMQVYYQLLLNGKKDLQWAPEPRLGFEMIMLRLLAFEPTQLQTNQPEPSSQAAPEQNSAGRANALRDILNKNKPAQSNTPQTQPTKAAEPEVSQPDNSQTQLEQSSVQSQPQIVDTPVISDEQAQRQSEDDAYMQHSDVEQTIAAQYDDVMSSAVDQGFNPELANATSNAEQSASSMGEQEARAQSAIARILRDRNISGAGKLSSAAIEKPTEEKPVPTKSEFSRPVSNEAQTVSQQPPPWDNEVSDDLQKKPQLPAQGSRAQVANKPASKVDFKAKHQTITENLAPELLEQINPQKPAPVVEQEPSIPVPDDFQSPISEIRFAHQQDEWAYLIKRMGLGGRMRQFALHSIFTKQDNHFHIEVDESQKHLDTPMLRQKLNVALSSIYGHNVELNIDFASGVIDSPYLIQQKIDAGRHQQAIDVITSDENIVQFQQLFSAEIDENSIQAL
- a CDS encoding DUF2063 domain-containing protein encodes the protein MSFIDVQNEFMAHIREPNKQPCPTDVEDRRMAIYRDLFFNNINGFVSSAFPVLKTLYSDQQWLLLVRQFFSEHDCQSPYFLDIGEEFITYLMTSYVPRESDPIFMLALAHYEWIELDVSVMKADPRELPLSANKLTHSPLYLSKTARNLSYDYPVQHISEEFQPQQPSEQPYFFVVYRDESDEVQFLATNAMTAMLLSIIENEAGSTFEQVCQQVSENAPQFNLEQITQGALSTLTAMAQRQIIVTKNQD
- the apt gene encoding adenine phosphoribosyltransferase, whose translation is MTQVTPAIIKNSITTIADYPKAGIMFRDVTTLMANPEAFKATIDAFIDAYKDQGFTKIIGTESRGFIFGAPLSYALGIPFIPVRKPGKLPREVIRQDYQLEYGEDTLELHTDAIVAGDKVLLVDDLLATGGTIEATAKLVAKLGGNATDAAFVVSLPELGGEQRIEKMGINILKLVEFEGE